The following are encoded together in the Glycine soja cultivar W05 chromosome 5, ASM419377v2, whole genome shotgun sequence genome:
- the LOC114411736 gene encoding transcription initiation factor TFIID subunit 2-like isoform X3: MFQLLQGGYLWLLPHLKFFLITNLVLYLICVRRLICQRCGIQWIFSTVPSVGFLLVSSCYKDFLSVDFPFDSYTQVFIEPEMAVSSLSLGASMSIFSSQVLFDEKVIDQTIDTRVKLAYALARQWFGVYITPEAPNDEWLLDGLAGFLTDFFIKKHLGNNEARYRRYKENCAVCKVDNDGATALSCSASCKDLYGTQCIGLYGKIRSWKSVAVLQMLEKQMGPESFRRILQTIVSRAQDKTRSIKTLSTKEFRHFANKVGNLERPFLKDFFPRWVSSCGCPVLRMGFSYNKRKNMVELAVLRGCTTLQTSSTSILDINPDTETRDGDIGWPGMMSIRVYELDGMYDHPILPMAGEAWQLLEIQCHSKLAARRFQKPKKGLKLDGSDDNGDVPSMDMRLNTESPLLWIRADPDMEYLAEVHFNQPVQMWINQLEKDKDVIAQAQAIAALEASPQLSFSIVNALNNFLSDSKAFWRVRIEAAFALANSASEETDFSGLLHLVKFYKSRRFDPDIGLPKPNDFQDFAEYFVLEAIPHAVAMVRAADKKSPREAIEFVLQLLKYNDNNGNPYSDVFWLAALVQSVGELEFGQQSILLLSSLLKRIDRLLQFDSLMPSYNGILTISCIRTLTQIALKLSGFIPLDRVYELVKPFRDLKALWQVQIEASKALLDLEFHCKGMDSALLLFIKYIEEEHSLRGQLKLATHVMRLCQMRDGLNSNDEITSQTLVSMLNLLEGRIAFNNVSLRHYLFCILQILARRPPTLHGIPRGNRMLHMSLAEACNYQKNIFALDSESKPLDLPSSTKNLTQNLGPTMEGLRDAVDEAPKDQPCEASTQVHLEALKEASLEKPKEVFTEFPQEAPIEAPNPNEVSKEVDTVSNSHERKRPIKIKVKQSSATSRADTDNQVVECSLGGRNEMDHGASSSVSVDAPQRNFAETVSISNHNIDEVNSWHDRGSRMTASIGSAKFLSDGDELVKELQCTADSSIVYSQPQPEDPSSSSIIQDNNIDADARRYASLQTLSVARFDPDGESLGKEISARGKEKHKSKEKKRKQESNKGHHDDVEYLERKRLKKEKKHREKELAKLQSDEAKRSSIDLSSKKVEPVVDVARQVKSVEPSGYNSKVEIKKIDTKPEPSEGTSGAPKIRIKIKNRMLSKS, encoded by the exons ATGTTCCAGTTGCTGCAAGGTGGATATCTTTGGCTGTTGCCCCATTTGAAGTTTTTCCTGATCACCAATTTAGTCTTATATCTCATATGTGTTCGCCGCCTAATCTGTCAAAGATGCGGAATACAGTGGATTTTTTCCACAGTGCCTTCAG TTGGATTTTTATTGGTGAGCAGCTGCTATAAGGATTTTCTTTCTGTAGACTTCCCGTTTGACTCATATACGCAAGTTTTCATAGAGCCAGAGATGGCAGTGTCATCATTGAGTTTGGGAGCCTCTATGAGTATATTTAGTTCCCAAGTTTTGTTTGATGAGAAGGTTATTGACCAG ACTATTGATACAAGGGTTAAACTTGCATATGCTCTCGCAAGACAGTGGTTTGGTGTGTATATCACTCCTGAGGCACCAAATGATG AGTGGCTCTTGGATGGACTTGCTGGTTTCTTgacagatttttttattaagaaacatTTGGGAAACAATGAGGCACGGTACAGGAGATACAAG GAAAATTGTGCTGTTTGCAAAGTTGATAATGATGGAGCAACAGCTTTGAGCTGTTCAGCTTCCTGTAAAGATTTATATGGAACTCAGTGCATTGGTTTGTATGGAAAAATTAGATCATGGAAGTCT GTGGCAGTTCTTCAGATGTTGGAAAAGCAAATGGGTCCTGAATCTTTTCGTAGA ATTTTGCAAACTATAGTTTCTCGTGCTCAAGATAAAACACGTTCCATAAAGACTCTTAGTACTAAGGAG TTTCGACATTTTGCTAACAAGGTTGGGAATCTTGAACGCCCATTTCTTAAAGACTTCTTTCCTCGGTGGGTCAGTTCTTGTGGATGTCCTGTTTTAAG GATGGGGTTTTCCTATAACAAAAGGAAGAACATGGTTGAATTGGCCGTGTTGCGGGGATGTACAACATTGCAGACTTCAAGTACATCCATTCTTGATATTAATCCTGACACAGAAACTCGAGATGGAGATATTGGATGGCCTGGTATGATGAGCATCAGGGTATATGAACTTGATGGTATGTATGACCATCCAATTCTACCAATGGCTGGAGAAGCATGGCAACTATTGGAAATACAATGCCACTCAAAGCTTGCCGCTAGGCGCTTTCAGAAGCCCAAGAAAGGTTTAAAACTTGATGGCTCTGATGATAATGGTGATGTGCCTTCCATGGATATGCGCTTGAA TACCGAGTCCCCTTTATTATGGATTAGAGCAGATCCTGATATGGAGTACCTTGCTgaggttcattttaaccaaccAGTTCAAATGTGG ATCAATCAATTAGAGAAGGACAAAGATGTTATTGCTCAGGCACAAGCAATTGCAGCCCTTGAGGCATCCCCACAGCTATCATTTTCTATTGTAAATGCCCTAAACAATTTTCTCAGTGACTCAAAG GCTTTCTGGAGAGTACGGATTGAAGCGGCATTTGCATTGGCAAATTCAGCATCTGAG GAAACTGATTTTTCTGGTCTACTTCATTTGGTGAAATTTTACAAGAGTCGAAGGTTTGATCCTGACATTGGACTGCCAAA GCCAAACGATTTTCAAGACTTTGCTGAGTATTTTGTTCTTGAG GCTATTCCTCATGCTGTTGCTATGGTTAGAGCAGCTGACAAGAAAAGCCCAAGAGAAGCTATCGAGTTTGTTTTACAGCTATTGAAG TACAATGACAACAATGGGAACCCTTACTCTGATGTCTTCTGGCTTGCTGCGTTGGTCCAGTCAGTTGGCGAGCTTGAGTTTGGACAACAG AGTATTCTCTTATTGTCATCACTCCTCAAACGCATTGACCGGCTTCTACAATTTGATAG TCTCATGCCAAGCTACAATGGAATCTTGACTATCAGTTGTATCCGGACATTGACCCAGATTGCATTAAAGCTTTCGGGGTTCATTCCTCTT GATCGAGTTTATGAACTTGTAAAGCCTTTTCGGGACTTAAAGGCATTGTGGCAAGTTCAAATTGAAGCAAGTAAAGCACTCCTTGATCTTGAATTCCACTGCAAGGGCATGGATTCAGCTTtgcttttatttatcaaatacatAGAGGAGGAGCATTCCTTAAGAG GGCAGTTAAAACTGGCCACCCATGTTATGAGGCTATGTCAGATGAGGGATGGATTGAATTCAAATGACGAAATTACAAGCCAAACTCTTGTCTCTATGCTTAATTTACTAGAAGGGCGTATAGCTTTTAATAATGTCTCTCTCCGGCACTACTTGTTCTGCATATTACAAATACTTGCAAGAAG ACCCCCAACTCTTCATGGGATTCCCAGAGGAAACAGAATGCTGCATATGAGTCTTGCAGAAGCTTGTAACTATCAGAAGAACATATTTGCTCTTGATTCAGAAAGCAAACCCTTGGATCTGCCTAGCTCTACCAAAAATCTTACACAAAATTTGGGCCCGACAATGGAGGGCTTGAGGGATGCAGTTGATGAAGCTCCTAAGGACCAACCTTGTGAAGCTTCCACACAGGTGCACCTTGAAGCTTTAAAGGAAGCATCTCTAGAGAAGCCCAAAGAGGTATTTACTGAATTTCCCCAGGAAGCACCAATTGAAGCTCCAAATCCAAATGAAGTTTCCAAGGAAGTTGATACTGTATCGAATAGCCATGAAAGAAAGAGGCCCATTAAAATCAAGGTCAAGCAATCTTCTGCCACCAGTAGGGCTGATACTGATAATCAAGTGGTTGAATGTTCTTTAGGTGGTCGTAATGAAATGGATCATGGAGCTAGTAGTTCAGTTTCTGTAGATGCACCCCAGAGGAATTTTGCCGAGACTGTTAGCATCAGTAATCATAATATTGACGAAGTTAATTCTTGGCATGATCGTGGTTCTCGCATGACTGCCAGCATTGGCAGTGCAAAGTTTTTGAGTGATGGTGATGAATTGGTCAAAGAACTGCAGTGCACTGCTGATTCAAGTATAGTTTATTCACAACCTCAGCCAGAAGATCCATCATCATCCAGTATTATCCAGGATAACAATATAGATGCTGATGCACGACGATATGCCAGCCTTCAAACTCTTTCAGTTGCAAGATTTGATCCTGACGGAGAATCATTAGGTAAAGAAATTTCTGCTCGGGGGAAAGAAAAGCACAAAAGCAAGGAAAAGAAACGGAAACAGGAAAGTAATAAAGGACACCATGATGATGTAGAATATTTGGAGCGAAAACGactaaagaaagagaaaaaacatcGGGAAAAAGAGCTGGCAAAACTTCAGAGTGATGAAGCAAAGAGATCCTCCATTGATTTGTCAAGCAAGAAAGTGGAACCCGTAGTGGACGTTGCTAGACAGGTTAAATCTGTTGAACCCAGTGGATATAATTCTAaagtagaaataaaaaagatagataCCAAACCGGAGCCATCTGAAGGCACATCTGGTGCACCAAAAattcgaattaaaattaaaaaccgaATGCTCAGCAAGTCCTAG
- the LOC114411736 gene encoding transcription initiation factor TFIID subunit 2-like isoform X2, with translation MAKPRKPKNNEDPKPENSGAVVHHQKLCLSIDIDKRQVHGYTELEIAVPEIGIVGLHAENLGIESVWVDGEPTEFEYYPHRQQQAEDDKRFSSVCSPSSAADAAVSVYMSALEKELVPNLLINCCKPSKAESEQQQERQPASENGFHSSAEPKQNVRTVRIDYWIEKAETGIHFRNNLLHTDNQIRRARCWFPCIDDNSQRCCYDLEFTVAHNLVAVSTGSLLYQVLSKDNPPRKTYFYKLDVPVAARWISLAVAPFEVFPDHQFSLISHMCSPPNLSKMRNTVDFFHSAFSCYKDFLSVDFPFDSYTQVFIEPEMAVSSLSLGASMSIFSSQVLFDEKVIDQTIDTRVKLAYALARQWFGVYITPEAPNDEWLLDGLAGFLTDFFIKKHLGNNEARYRRYKENCAVCKVDNDGATALSCSASCKDLYGTQCIGLYGKIRSWKSVAVLQMLEKQMGPESFRRILQTIVSRAQDKTRSIKTLSTKEFRHFANKVGNLERPFLKDFFPRWVSSCGCPVLRMGFSYNKRKNMVELAVLRGCTTLQTSSTSILDINPDTETRDGDIGWPGMMSIRVYELDGMYDHPILPMAGEAWQLLEIQCHSKLAARRFQKPKKGLKLDGSDDNGDVPSMDMRLNTESPLLWIRADPDMEYLAEVHFNQPVQMWINQLEKDKDVIAQAQAIAALEASPQLSFSIVNALNNFLSDSKAFWRVRIEAAFALANSASEETDFSGLLHLVKFYKSRRFDPDIGLPKPNDFQDFAEYFVLEAIPHAVAMVRAADKKSPREAIEFVLQLLKYNDNNGNPYSDVFWLAALVQSVGELEFGQQSILLLSSLLKRIDRLLQFDSLMPSYNGILTISCIRTLTQIALKLSGFIPLDRVYELVKPFRDLKALWQVQIEARQLKLATHVMRLCQMRDGLNSNDEITSQTLVSMLNLLEGRIAFNNVSLRHYLFCILQILARRPPTLHGIPRGNRMLHMSLAEACNYQKNIFALDSESKPLDLPSSTKNLTQNLGPTMEGLRDAVDEAPKDQPCEASTQVHLEALKEASLEKPKEVFTEFPQEAPIEAPNPNEVSKEVDTVSNSHERKRPIKIKVKQSSATSRADTDNQVVECSLGGRNEMDHGASSSVSVDAPQRNFAETVSISNHNIDEVNSWHDRGSRMTASIGSAKFLSDGDELVKELQCTADSSIVYSQPQPEDPSSSSIIQDNNIDADARRYASLQTLSVARFDPDGESLGKEISARGKEKHKSKEKKRKQESNKGHHDDVEYLERKRLKKEKKHREKELAKLQSDEAKRSSIDLSSKKVEPVVDVARQVKSVEPSGYNSKVEIKKIDTKPEPSEGTSGAPKIRIKIKNRMLSKS, from the exons ATGGCGAAGCCTCGCAAGCCCAAGAACAACGAAGACCCCAAGCCCGAAAACTCCGGCGCCGTAGTTCACCACCAAAAGCTATGCCTCTCCATCGACATCGACAAACGCCAAGTCCACGG GTACACTGAATTGGAGATTGCGGTACCGGAGATTGGGATCGTAGGGTTGCACGCGGAAAATTTAGGGATTGAGAGTGTTTGGGTTGACGGCGAGCCCACGGAGTTCGAGTATTACCCGCACCGTCAGCAGCAGGCCGAGGATGACAAGAGGTTTAGCTCCGTGTGTTCTCCTAGCTCTGCTGCTGATGCTGCTGTCTCAGTGTACATGTCCGCTCTCGAGAAGGAACTGGTTCCCAATTTACTCATTAATTGTTGCAAACCTTCAAAGGCTGAAAGTGAACAACAGCAGGAGCGACAACCCGCTTCTGAGAACGGGTTTCACTCCTCGGCTGAGCCCAAGCAG AATGTCAGAACTGTTCGTATTGACTATTGGATAGAGAAGGCAGAGACAGGAATACACTTCAGAAATAATCTTCTTCATACCGATAATCAGATAAGGAGAGCAAGGTGTTGGTTCCCTTGTATAGATGACAATTCGCAACGATGCTG CTACGACCTGGAGTTCACTGTAGCACATAATCTTGTGGCTGTCAGTACAGGAAGCTTGCTTTATCAG GTCTTAAGCAAGGACAATCCTCCTCGGAAAACATATTTCTATAAATTGGATGTTCCAGTTGCTGCAAGGTGGATATCTTTGGCTGTTGCCCCATTTGAAGTTTTTCCTGATCACCAATTTAGTCTTATATCTCATATGTGTTCGCCGCCTAATCTGTCAAAGATGCGGAATACAGTGGATTTTTTCCACAGTGCCTTCAG CTGCTATAAGGATTTTCTTTCTGTAGACTTCCCGTTTGACTCATATACGCAAGTTTTCATAGAGCCAGAGATGGCAGTGTCATCATTGAGTTTGGGAGCCTCTATGAGTATATTTAGTTCCCAAGTTTTGTTTGATGAGAAGGTTATTGACCAG ACTATTGATACAAGGGTTAAACTTGCATATGCTCTCGCAAGACAGTGGTTTGGTGTGTATATCACTCCTGAGGCACCAAATGATG AGTGGCTCTTGGATGGACTTGCTGGTTTCTTgacagatttttttattaagaaacatTTGGGAAACAATGAGGCACGGTACAGGAGATACAAG GAAAATTGTGCTGTTTGCAAAGTTGATAATGATGGAGCAACAGCTTTGAGCTGTTCAGCTTCCTGTAAAGATTTATATGGAACTCAGTGCATTGGTTTGTATGGAAAAATTAGATCATGGAAGTCT GTGGCAGTTCTTCAGATGTTGGAAAAGCAAATGGGTCCTGAATCTTTTCGTAGA ATTTTGCAAACTATAGTTTCTCGTGCTCAAGATAAAACACGTTCCATAAAGACTCTTAGTACTAAGGAG TTTCGACATTTTGCTAACAAGGTTGGGAATCTTGAACGCCCATTTCTTAAAGACTTCTTTCCTCGGTGGGTCAGTTCTTGTGGATGTCCTGTTTTAAG GATGGGGTTTTCCTATAACAAAAGGAAGAACATGGTTGAATTGGCCGTGTTGCGGGGATGTACAACATTGCAGACTTCAAGTACATCCATTCTTGATATTAATCCTGACACAGAAACTCGAGATGGAGATATTGGATGGCCTGGTATGATGAGCATCAGGGTATATGAACTTGATGGTATGTATGACCATCCAATTCTACCAATGGCTGGAGAAGCATGGCAACTATTGGAAATACAATGCCACTCAAAGCTTGCCGCTAGGCGCTTTCAGAAGCCCAAGAAAGGTTTAAAACTTGATGGCTCTGATGATAATGGTGATGTGCCTTCCATGGATATGCGCTTGAA TACCGAGTCCCCTTTATTATGGATTAGAGCAGATCCTGATATGGAGTACCTTGCTgaggttcattttaaccaaccAGTTCAAATGTGG ATCAATCAATTAGAGAAGGACAAAGATGTTATTGCTCAGGCACAAGCAATTGCAGCCCTTGAGGCATCCCCACAGCTATCATTTTCTATTGTAAATGCCCTAAACAATTTTCTCAGTGACTCAAAG GCTTTCTGGAGAGTACGGATTGAAGCGGCATTTGCATTGGCAAATTCAGCATCTGAG GAAACTGATTTTTCTGGTCTACTTCATTTGGTGAAATTTTACAAGAGTCGAAGGTTTGATCCTGACATTGGACTGCCAAA GCCAAACGATTTTCAAGACTTTGCTGAGTATTTTGTTCTTGAG GCTATTCCTCATGCTGTTGCTATGGTTAGAGCAGCTGACAAGAAAAGCCCAAGAGAAGCTATCGAGTTTGTTTTACAGCTATTGAAG TACAATGACAACAATGGGAACCCTTACTCTGATGTCTTCTGGCTTGCTGCGTTGGTCCAGTCAGTTGGCGAGCTTGAGTTTGGACAACAG AGTATTCTCTTATTGTCATCACTCCTCAAACGCATTGACCGGCTTCTACAATTTGATAG TCTCATGCCAAGCTACAATGGAATCTTGACTATCAGTTGTATCCGGACATTGACCCAGATTGCATTAAAGCTTTCGGGGTTCATTCCTCTT GATCGAGTTTATGAACTTGTAAAGCCTTTTCGGGACTTAAAGGCATTGTGGCAAGTTCAAATTGAAGCAA GGCAGTTAAAACTGGCCACCCATGTTATGAGGCTATGTCAGATGAGGGATGGATTGAATTCAAATGACGAAATTACAAGCCAAACTCTTGTCTCTATGCTTAATTTACTAGAAGGGCGTATAGCTTTTAATAATGTCTCTCTCCGGCACTACTTGTTCTGCATATTACAAATACTTGCAAGAAG ACCCCCAACTCTTCATGGGATTCCCAGAGGAAACAGAATGCTGCATATGAGTCTTGCAGAAGCTTGTAACTATCAGAAGAACATATTTGCTCTTGATTCAGAAAGCAAACCCTTGGATCTGCCTAGCTCTACCAAAAATCTTACACAAAATTTGGGCCCGACAATGGAGGGCTTGAGGGATGCAGTTGATGAAGCTCCTAAGGACCAACCTTGTGAAGCTTCCACACAGGTGCACCTTGAAGCTTTAAAGGAAGCATCTCTAGAGAAGCCCAAAGAGGTATTTACTGAATTTCCCCAGGAAGCACCAATTGAAGCTCCAAATCCAAATGAAGTTTCCAAGGAAGTTGATACTGTATCGAATAGCCATGAAAGAAAGAGGCCCATTAAAATCAAGGTCAAGCAATCTTCTGCCACCAGTAGGGCTGATACTGATAATCAAGTGGTTGAATGTTCTTTAGGTGGTCGTAATGAAATGGATCATGGAGCTAGTAGTTCAGTTTCTGTAGATGCACCCCAGAGGAATTTTGCCGAGACTGTTAGCATCAGTAATCATAATATTGACGAAGTTAATTCTTGGCATGATCGTGGTTCTCGCATGACTGCCAGCATTGGCAGTGCAAAGTTTTTGAGTGATGGTGATGAATTGGTCAAAGAACTGCAGTGCACTGCTGATTCAAGTATAGTTTATTCACAACCTCAGCCAGAAGATCCATCATCATCCAGTATTATCCAGGATAACAATATAGATGCTGATGCACGACGATATGCCAGCCTTCAAACTCTTTCAGTTGCAAGATTTGATCCTGACGGAGAATCATTAGGTAAAGAAATTTCTGCTCGGGGGAAAGAAAAGCACAAAAGCAAGGAAAAGAAACGGAAACAGGAAAGTAATAAAGGACACCATGATGATGTAGAATATTTGGAGCGAAAACGactaaagaaagagaaaaaacatcGGGAAAAAGAGCTGGCAAAACTTCAGAGTGATGAAGCAAAGAGATCCTCCATTGATTTGTCAAGCAAGAAAGTGGAACCCGTAGTGGACGTTGCTAGACAGGTTAAATCTGTTGAACCCAGTGGATATAATTCTAaagtagaaataaaaaagatagataCCAAACCGGAGCCATCTGAAGGCACATCTGGTGCACCAAAAattcgaattaaaattaaaaaccgaATGCTCAGCAAGTCCTAG